From a region of the Butyrivibrio sp. AE3004 genome:
- a CDS encoding DNA-3-methyladenine glycosylase I, with protein MGYCGWADFNERNKIYHDNEWGIPVHDDKKMFEHLMLECMQCGLSWDLMLKKREIFRSCFDGFDYDKIAGYDDADIKRILNTEDMIKSPRKIAAVINNAKCFQKVREEFGSFCNYMWGFSDNKVILYNGHSKLGGRIPVSNGLSKLISKDLKKRGFKYVGEVTIYSHLQACGIINDHDVTCPCFAKINEENPTVKKRRDKEVY; from the coding sequence ATGGGCTATTGTGGCTGGGCTGATTTTAATGAACGGAATAAGATCTACCATGATAATGAATGGGGCATACCGGTACATGACGATAAAAAGATGTTCGAGCATCTAATGCTGGAGTGCATGCAATGTGGATTGTCCTGGGACCTGATGCTTAAAAAGCGTGAAATCTTCAGAAGCTGTTTTGACGGATTTGATTATGATAAGATAGCCGGATACGATGATGCAGATATAAAGAGGATCCTTAATACTGAGGACATGATAAAATCTCCAAGGAAGATTGCGGCTGTCATAAATAATGCAAAGTGTTTTCAGAAAGTCCGGGAAGAGTTTGGGAGCTTTTGCAATTATATGTGGGGATTTTCAGATAATAAGGTCATTCTATATAACGGACACAGTAAGCTTGGCGGGAGAATTCCGGTGAGCAATGGTTTGTCAAAACTTATAAGCAAGGATCTGAAAAAGCGTGGTTTCAAATATGTTGGTGAGGTTACGATCTACTCACATCTTCAGGCATGCGGGATCATCAATGACCATGATGTGACATGCCCATGTTTTGCAAAGATAAATGAAGAGAACCCGACAGTTAAAAAGCGCAGGGATAAGGAAGTATATTAA
- a CDS encoding RNA 2'-phosphotransferase: protein MKNTEVSKFISLILRHKPETIGISLDEHGWANVDELIAGISKTSPINMEILEEIVATDNKQRYSFNEDHTLIRANQGHSIPVDVELKKVTPPDILYHGSAEKYEKSIDEQGLIPKSRLYVHLSKDYDTAVNVGKRHGKPVIYMVKSGVMDKDGIEFFLSENGVWLTKAVPAKYLEKMYHRFYTCL, encoded by the coding sequence ATGAAAAATACAGAAGTTAGCAAGTTTATCAGTCTCATATTGAGGCATAAACCAGAAACAATAGGCATATCTTTGGATGAGCATGGATGGGCAAACGTTGATGAATTGATTGCAGGAATTTCAAAGACTTCGCCGATAAATATGGAAATACTGGAAGAGATAGTAGCTACTGATAATAAGCAGAGATATTCTTTTAATGAAGACCATACTCTTATCAGAGCGAATCAGGGGCACTCCATACCTGTAGATGTGGAGCTGAAAAAGGTCACGCCTCCGGATATCCTTTATCATGGAAGTGCTGAGAAATATGAAAAATCAATCGATGAACAGGGACTGATCCCCAAGTCCAGACTTTATGTTCATTTGTCCAAGGACTATGACACAGCTGTGAATGTCGGGAAAAGGCATGGCAAGCCTGTGATCTATATGGTGAAGAGCGGAGTAATGGATAAGGATGGGATAGAATTCTTTTTGTCTGAGAATGGAGTATGGCTTACAAAGGCAGTGCCTGCAAAGTATCTGGAGAAAATGTATCATAGATTTTATACATGTTTATAA
- a CDS encoding WYL domain-containing protein, with product MTEKYKIYLSEDTKSRLINDAELFEFTKKDETVNLNAFLKALIVNYFDQYRHDSEALLSNIMQDLTDLTSITDKDAAVLADKIVSTYIKADRLHNSKNTALTLTVSGSSYDILKIIENNMLKDTSLSQYLKDMFNAYLSIPRSEREAIIFKDSYEDITRALKEHRILSFTNTTSGDDKAYYVEPYIIAPSKEEQCNYLLCVDRSTRKPRTFRISRLRSVFVTHDAFPINPDIQKELQEKAIRSPHSVSLTVKAIVRLNQYGVRKFKAITKNRPIVSKIEGYLYYFDWPELQLEEYFKRFGRDAIVIEPESLKESIRKFYYYGLREYSK from the coding sequence ATGACAGAAAAATATAAAATCTATCTTTCTGAAGATACAAAATCAAGACTTATAAATGATGCAGAACTATTTGAATTCACAAAGAAGGATGAAACCGTTAACCTTAATGCGTTCCTAAAGGCACTTATTGTGAATTACTTCGATCAATACAGACATGACAGCGAAGCACTTCTATCTAACATCATGCAGGATCTTACAGATCTCACATCTATAACAGACAAGGATGCAGCAGTTCTGGCAGATAAGATTGTAAGTACATATATTAAAGCTGATCGACTTCATAACAGCAAAAACACTGCTCTTACCCTGACCGTCAGTGGATCTTCCTACGACATCCTGAAGATAATTGAAAATAATATGCTAAAGGATACCTCTCTTTCCCAATACCTTAAAGACATGTTTAATGCTTACCTATCCATTCCAAGAAGCGAAAGAGAAGCAATTATTTTCAAAGACAGTTACGAAGATATAACCAGAGCATTAAAAGAGCATCGTATCCTGTCTTTTACAAACACTACCTCCGGAGATGACAAAGCATATTACGTAGAACCTTATATCATTGCGCCTTCTAAAGAGGAACAGTGCAATTATTTATTATGTGTCGACAGAAGCACCCGCAAACCCAGAACATTCAGAATTTCAAGACTCCGTAGTGTTTTTGTAACCCATGATGCTTTTCCGATAAATCCTGACATACAAAAAGAGCTCCAGGAAAAGGCTATCCGGAGCCCTCATTCTGTATCGCTGACAGTCAAAGCCATTGTACGTCTAAATCAATATGGAGTTCGTAAGTTTAAAGCCATTACAAAAAACAGACCTATTGTCTCAAAAATAGAAGGTTATCTCTATTACTTTGACTGGCCTGAACTACAACTCGAAGAGTATTTCAAACGATTTGGAAGAGACGCAATAGTAATAGAGCCTGAGTCACTTAAAGAAAGCATACGCAAATTCTACTATTATGGATTAAGAGAATATAGTAAATAG
- a CDS encoding DUF2828 family protein, whose translation MLEFLKKEANKTYTENGAITYVSTKSDCLDLFATIGALRNASEEDIITRFTRAYAEDADLAMKMLFFSRDIRGGLGERRVFKVILKYLATAETESVKKNIENVAEYGRYDDLMALLDTPVEKEVMAYIEKTLRTDMDELVENGENANVSLLAKWLPSVNTSNKDAVRNAKKIAGAMKMTDAGYRKNLSALRAQIKIIENNLREKDYSFDYEKQPSKALYKYRQAFIRKDQERYQSFIKKAETDPTVMHTGTLTPYDVIAPVIGRAQFTEDERRAMNATWNALPNFAGSENSLVVVDGSGSMYWGRGTLPAAVAQSLGIYFAERNTGSFRNHFITFSERPRLVEIKGRDIVEKVRYCMGFNECSNTNIEKTFMLILRTAVANRLTQADMPEKLYIISDMEFDYCSGNAEATNFEHAKAEYARYGFKLPQIVFWNVNSRNIQQPVKMNDQGVALVSGCSPQIFSMIKEGNLEPYKFMMSVLMATRYERIAS comes from the coding sequence ATGTTAGAGTTCTTAAAAAAAGAAGCGAATAAAACATATACAGAGAATGGCGCTATAACTTATGTATCAACAAAGTCTGACTGCCTCGATCTCTTTGCCACAATAGGTGCACTCAGAAATGCATCTGAGGAAGATATCATAACCAGATTCACAAGGGCGTACGCTGAAGATGCAGATCTTGCCATGAAGATGCTCTTTTTTTCAAGAGACATCAGAGGCGGTCTGGGCGAAAGAAGAGTATTCAAGGTTATCCTTAAGTACCTTGCAACTGCTGAGACAGAATCTGTTAAGAAGAATATCGAGAATGTGGCTGAATACGGCAGATATGATGACCTTATGGCCCTACTTGACACACCTGTAGAAAAAGAGGTCATGGCATATATAGAGAAAACTTTGCGTACTGACATGGACGAGCTTGTAGAGAACGGTGAGAATGCAAACGTATCTCTTTTAGCAAAATGGCTTCCTTCTGTAAATACAAGCAATAAAGATGCTGTAAGAAATGCCAAGAAGATTGCCGGAGCTATGAAAATGACTGACGCTGGGTATCGAAAGAATCTCTCAGCCCTAAGAGCACAGATCAAGATTATAGAGAATAATCTCCGTGAAAAAGACTATTCTTTTGATTATGAAAAGCAGCCTTCAAAGGCTCTGTACAAATACAGACAGGCATTTATTAGAAAAGATCAGGAGAGATATCAGTCTTTTATAAAAAAGGCAGAAACAGATCCAACAGTGATGCACACAGGTACTCTTACTCCTTACGATGTGATAGCTCCTGTAATAGGCAGAGCTCAGTTCACAGAGGATGAGAGACGTGCCATGAACGCAACCTGGAATGCGCTTCCTAACTTTGCTGGTTCAGAGAATTCTCTTGTAGTGGTTGATGGTTCAGGGTCAATGTACTGGGGGCGAGGTACACTTCCTGCAGCAGTTGCTCAGTCACTTGGCATCTACTTTGCAGAGAGAAATACCGGTTCGTTCAGGAATCACTTCATAACATTCTCAGAGAGGCCCAGACTCGTCGAAATCAAGGGTAGAGATATTGTGGAGAAAGTGCGTTACTGCATGGGATTCAATGAGTGTAGCAACACGAATATTGAAAAGACCTTCATGCTCATCCTCAGAACAGCTGTGGCTAATAGGCTTACTCAGGCTGACATGCCTGAGAAGCTCTACATAATATCCGACATGGAGTTCGATTACTGCTCAGGTAATGCGGAAGCTACAAACTTCGAGCATGCCAAGGCAGAATATGCAAGATATGGTTTCAAGCTTCCTCAGATAGTTTTCTGGAACGTGAACAGCCGTAATATCCAGCAACCTGTAAAAATGAATGATCAAGGTGTGGCGCTTGTATCAGGCTGTAGTCCTCAGATTTTTTCAATGATAAAAGAGGGAAACTTAGAGCCTTACAAATTTATGATGAGTGTTCTTATGGCTACGCGCTACGAAAGGATTGCCTCATAA
- a CDS encoding RNA-splicing ligase RtcB gives MNIIEIKGKVNTALCYAKVVEDEAIEQIRRMCDYPMTEGSKIRIMPDVHAGKGCTIGTTMTITDKAVPNVVGVDIGCGMYTVNLGKQNIDLEKLDMAAFTIPSGRDVWEGRVERFDLTELRCYRQLKETKRLERSLGTLGGGNHFIEVDRAADGTQYLVIHSGSRNLGKQVAELYQTLAVDIDKGIGEYFEARDELIRVYKEQGRRKEIQSALKELYNKKFHEGPMTMPEDLCYLSGKYLEDYLHDVEVCQRFAKKNREKMAEILLEKSGLAGGEAFHTIHNYIDTDEMILRKGAIAAHEGERVLIPINMRDGSVLAIGKGNPEWNYSAPHGAGRIMSRTAAKNNLSMEEYQKAMKGVFTSSVCEATIDEAPMAYKSLDDIIDVIKESVEIIDVMKPIYNFKAPN, from the coding sequence ATGAATATAATAGAGATAAAAGGAAAAGTAAATACAGCCCTTTGCTACGCCAAGGTGGTAGAGGACGAGGCAATCGAGCAGATAAGAAGAATGTGCGACTACCCTATGACGGAAGGCTCTAAGATCAGAATTATGCCCGACGTTCATGCCGGGAAGGGCTGCACTATCGGAACTACCATGACTATCACAGATAAGGCAGTGCCTAACGTCGTGGGTGTGGACATCGGCTGTGGCATGTACACAGTTAATCTGGGGAAACAGAACATCGACCTTGAGAAGCTTGATATGGCCGCTTTTACGATTCCTTCCGGAAGGGATGTATGGGAGGGAAGAGTTGAGAGATTTGACCTTACAGAGCTTCGCTGCTACAGACAGTTAAAGGAAACAAAGCGCTTGGAGAGATCACTGGGAACTCTTGGCGGAGGTAATCACTTTATCGAGGTGGACAGAGCGGCTGATGGTACGCAGTACCTTGTAATTCACTCAGGATCCAGAAATCTCGGGAAGCAAGTTGCTGAGCTCTATCAGACACTTGCAGTTGATATCGATAAGGGTATTGGAGAGTACTTTGAGGCGAGAGACGAGCTCATAAGAGTATACAAGGAGCAGGGTAGAAGAAAAGAGATTCAGTCAGCGCTTAAAGAACTATATAATAAAAAATTCCACGAGGGGCCTATGACAATGCCCGAGGATCTTTGCTACTTATCAGGAAAATACCTTGAGGATTACCTTCATGATGTGGAGGTATGTCAGAGATTTGCAAAGAAAAATCGCGAAAAGATGGCGGAGATTTTACTTGAGAAATCAGGACTCGCAGGAGGCGAGGCTTTTCATACAATTCATAACTATATCGATACTGATGAGATGATCTTAAGAAAAGGCGCTATTGCCGCTCACGAGGGTGAGAGGGTTCTTATTCCCATAAATATGAGAGACGGATCTGTACTTGCAATCGGAAAGGGAAATCCCGAATGGAATTATTCAGCACCACATGGTGCAGGAAGGATAATGTCAAGAACTGCAGCCAAGAACAACCTTTCTATGGAGGAATATCAAAAGGCTATGAAAGGAGTATTCACATCATCTGTCTGTGAGGCGACAATTGATGAGGCACCTATGGCTTATAAGTCGCTGGATGACATCATAGATGTAATAAAGGAGTCTGTGGAGATAATTGATGTGATGAAACCAATATATAATTTTAAGGCGCCAAATTGA
- a CDS encoding IS1096 element passenger TnpR family protein produces MNENDGLERYRFFNGDQAVEEDLRSELAYVDVKQHPKCVAADGSYVLDDVGGISGFYEMLETLAGDNPEEKAEIKSWARSLGWTGRMSKPENML; encoded by the coding sequence ATGAATGAAAATGATGGCCTTGAGCGCTACAGATTTTTTAATGGGGATCAGGCTGTGGAGGAAGATCTTCGCAGCGAGCTTGCATATGTTGATGTGAAGCAGCACCCGAAATGCGTGGCAGCAGACGGCTCATATGTGCTTGATGATGTAGGCGGGATAAGTGGTTTTTATGAAATGCTTGAAACACTTGCCGGGGACAATCCGGAAGAAAAGGCAGAGATTAAGTCCTGGGCAAGGAGCCTTGGATGGACAGGAAGGATGAGCAAGCCTGAAAATATGTTATAG
- a CDS encoding DUF4298 domain-containing protein produces MSKCKMVNGKLLQMNKSYGQLKNKQKSKIAEWMYQAYKKQVNEGISNEEALAFVLDKIDEAQIWVPDYEVEKKYNGSKNKFQRRLAGENIPQHIYQMEALLDKATARLDSLEAKIEEYREFQSDIRRLEEYYTSQQWKDDFAMDEKRGFPERLKRGVLSEDGIYNLLERNKEMMAWINARSED; encoded by the coding sequence ATGAGTAAATGCAAAATGGTAAATGGAAAGCTCCTTCAGATGAACAAAAGCTATGGCCAGCTTAAGAATAAACAGAAATCAAAGATAGCGGAGTGGATGTATCAGGCTTACAAGAAGCAGGTCAATGAAGGGATAAGTAATGAAGAGGCACTGGCGTTTGTTTTGGATAAGATAGATGAGGCTCAGATATGGGTGCCTGATTACGAGGTTGAGAAAAAGTACAACGGGAGCAAGAATAAATTCCAAAGAAGGCTTGCCGGTGAGAACATACCACAGCATATATATCAGATGGAAGCTCTACTGGATAAAGCGACTGCAAGGCTTGATTCTTTGGAAGCGAAAATAGAAGAGTATAGGGAATTTCAGTCCGATATCAGAAGACTTGAGGAGTATTATACAAGCCAGCAGTGGAAGGATGATTTCGCCATGGATGAGAAAAGGGGTTTCCCTGAGAGGCTGAAGCGTGGTGTTTTATCAGAGGACGGAATCTATAACTTGCTTGAGCGCAATAAGGAAATGATGGCATGGATAAACGCACGGAGTGAGGATTGA
- a CDS encoding metallophosphoesterase, whose protein sequence is MATYAISDLHGQYDLFQKLLDVIHFSDDDFMYVLGDAIDRGPDGIKILHTMIMSMVSYTYGLMICMKRI, encoded by the coding sequence ATGGCAACATATGCTATCTCAGATCTTCATGGCCAATATGATCTTTTTCAAAAGCTCCTGGATGTTATCCACTTTTCAGATGATGACTTTATGTATGTGCTGGGAGATGCCATAGACAGAGGTCCGGACGGAATAAAGATATTACACACCATGATAATGAGTATGGTGTCATATACATACGGCTTGATGATATGCATGAAACGGATCTGA
- a CDS encoding GlsB/YeaQ/YmgE family stress response membrane protein, translating to MGLLRGLILGAIEGCVASNIMNEKSGMVKNIVLGIVGGCVGGFVFGLAGLSASGLIGNLVISTIGACICIWIGRKLF from the coding sequence ATGGGATTATTAAGAGGACTTATACTTGGAGCGATTGAAGGCTGTGTAGCAAGCAACATCATGAATGAAAAATCCGGAATGGTAAAGAACATTGTTCTTGGTATCGTTGGCGGATGTGTCGGAGGCTTTGTGTTCGGCCTTGCAGGATTGTCAGCAAGCGGACTCATTGGCAACCTGGTCATTTCGACAATCGGTGCATGTATCTGCATATGGATCGGAAGAAAGCTGTTTTGA
- a CDS encoding DUF3267 domain-containing protein — MKTIRDSFENRVIGGVLYHMDMKNEFKKEKQRKLTPAEERRMERLDDISADLQGKGFRKVERTVGIVKANLIAGFIGVPAFILGYVLFSLVNPQNTIVSSMKSSTPLVHLLFWGIFVILIAVHEGIHGITWGLFAKGGIKDIEFGFMKEYMTPYCTCKTVLTKKAYIWGAMMPLIVLGIVPSVVGIMVGSRFLLNMGILMIISAGGDILLTYELVKYKSEAKEKYIYDHPTQAGCVVFEK; from the coding sequence TTGAAAACAATCAGGGACAGTTTTGAAAATAGAGTAATAGGTGGGGTATTGTATCACATGGATATGAAGAATGAGTTCAAAAAGGAGAAACAGAGAAAGCTGACTCCTGCTGAAGAACGCCGGATGGAGCGCTTGGATGATATAAGTGCTGATTTGCAGGGGAAAGGATTCAGAAAAGTTGAACGTACAGTAGGGATAGTAAAGGCAAATCTGATCGCTGGTTTTATAGGAGTTCCTGCATTTATATTGGGATACGTGCTATTTTCTCTGGTGAATCCGCAAAACACCATAGTTTCGAGTATGAAATCAAGTACTCCTTTAGTGCATTTGTTGTTCTGGGGAATCTTTGTTATATTGATAGCTGTGCATGAAGGCATTCATGGCATTACCTGGGGATTATTTGCAAAAGGTGGTATTAAGGATATAGAGTTTGGATTCATGAAAGAATACATGACGCCGTATTGCACATGCAAAACTGTGTTGACCAAGAAGGCATATATTTGGGGAGCAATGATGCCGCTGATAGTATTGGGAATAGTTCCGTCAGTGGTTGGAATAATGGTTGGCTCAAGGTTTCTTTTGAATATGGGAATTCTAATGATCATAAGCGCCGGTGGAGATATCCTTCTTACATATGAACTTGTGAAATATAAATCTGAGGCAAAAGAAAAGTACATATATGATCACCCTACACAGGCAGGATGTGTGGTGTTTGAGAAATGA
- a CDS encoding alpha/beta fold hydrolase: MAYTPLERINIWRGKVASGKFAVHNESRLFNAFAAVPGIEIPIYFFAGENDMTCCTALQKEYYEAILAPEKEFFLFEGCAHSPIYEDKEKTREILNKLINKENN, encoded by the coding sequence ATGGCATATACTCCGCTTGAGCGTATCAATATCTGGAGAGGGAAAGTGGCTTCCGGAAAGTTTGCTGTACATAATGAATCACGACTGTTTAATGCTTTTGCCGCGGTTCCAGGTATTGAAATACCAATTTATTTCTTTGCAGGAGAAAATGATATGACATGTTGTACTGCGCTTCAAAAAGAATACTATGAGGCCATTTTAGCCCCGGAAAAAGAATTCTTTCTCTTTGAAGGGTGCGCTCATAGCCCAATTTATGAGGATAAAGAAAAAACAAGAGAAATCCTGAATAAGCTTATAAACAAAGAGAATAATTGA
- a CDS encoding erythromycin esterase family protein: MEKRKKKPIGKIIVITVLLAIVITGLIFAHFGGFSTGKCADVDEFARYAEKITGDEFPEIDVPESTRIVALGEATHGNKEFQELKKLVFQDMVENKGIRAFALEADTGCCEAINRYIHGGEGTLEEATETLGFTIYRTDEMADLISWMRSYNEKAKEGQDLRFYGFDMQDYEYEFRYVIEALTKSGISTTKLEKLMDGEDYSDEFGREDREKIFSEQRDLLLENNDQVAAHYADVLIQNSKLFGAYENDPTGSTGMRDILMAENAMWILDQEEQLGNNMIFICGHNGHMEQFGTYVGGKDKVMGNILADEVGSDAYFSIGTDFYKTTCNVPQNEKRRTTFTAYSHDPLAKAAYKNGNDVCLLDFSKVPDDSSIATLVNGYILLGNLDERPIGGLNGVIMRAIPYAYRQWRNPSETYDAMIFVSKAHPTKSRPKTGDTL, translated from the coding sequence ATGGAAAAGAGAAAAAAGAAACCTATTGGAAAGATCATTGTGATCACCGTATTACTGGCGATAGTCATCACCGGCCTGATATTTGCCCATTTTGGAGGTTTTAGTACGGGGAAATGTGCTGATGTAGATGAATTTGCCAGGTATGCTGAGAAGATCACGGGTGATGAATTTCCTGAAATAGATGTTCCTGAAAGCACGCGTATTGTTGCGCTTGGTGAAGCAACTCATGGTAACAAGGAGTTTCAGGAACTGAAGAAACTTGTATTTCAGGATATGGTAGAAAATAAAGGAATAAGAGCATTTGCCCTTGAGGCAGACACCGGATGCTGCGAAGCTATTAATCGCTATATCCACGGTGGTGAGGGAACTCTGGAAGAAGCTACTGAAACTCTTGGGTTCACAATTTACAGAACAGATGAGATGGCAGATCTCATATCCTGGATGAGATCCTACAACGAGAAAGCAAAAGAAGGTCAGGACCTGCGGTTTTATGGATTCGATATGCAGGATTATGAGTATGAGTTTAGATACGTCATTGAAGCGCTCACAAAGTCTGGGATCAGTACCACCAAGCTTGAAAAGCTGATGGATGGAGAAGATTATTCAGATGAGTTTGGCAGAGAAGACAGAGAAAAGATTTTCTCAGAGCAGCGAGATCTTTTGTTAGAAAACAATGATCAGGTGGCAGCGCATTATGCTGATGTGCTGATACAAAACAGTAAGCTCTTTGGTGCGTATGAAAATGACCCCACTGGATCAACTGGTATGCGTGATATTTTAATGGCAGAGAACGCAATGTGGATCTTGGATCAAGAAGAGCAGCTTGGCAATAATATGATCTTTATCTGTGGGCATAACGGGCATATGGAACAATTTGGAACGTACGTTGGCGGAAAAGATAAGGTCATGGGGAACATACTTGCTGATGAGGTTGGTAGTGATGCTTACTTTAGTATTGGAACGGATTTCTACAAAACAACCTGCAATGTGCCTCAAAATGAGAAACGGCGTACTACTTTCACAGCTTACTCACACGATCCTTTGGCAAAAGCAGCATACAAGAATGGGAATGACGTGTGTTTACTTGATTTTTCAAAGGTTCCGGATGATTCAAGCATTGCGACTTTAGTAAATGGCTATATACTACTGGGGAACTTGGATGAGCGTCCAATAGGCGGACTAAATGGTGTAATCATGAGAGCTATCCCATATGCTTACAGACAATGGAGAAATCCATCAGAAACATATGATGCTATGATATTCGTATCAAAGGCGCATCCAACAAAATCGAGGCCCAAAACAGGAGATACACTATGA
- a CDS encoding DUF998 domain-containing protein, translated as MKLSKLGICGIISLLSYTAMVMFSPLAYPGYDWLSMAVSDLSAVGAPSAEIAGQLSALYGPCGLVSIMAVCVASQNLKTKILRLGIYFFAAMEWISDVGYKLFPWVADADSSHPQNIMHLIVTALVVIFSLTALILSIIGAKKEGMKSLFIWACVCLAAMLLGSVGTGIMPKAVFGLFERFSTFSAVTFNAVLGTFLLLGKFGKSFD; from the coding sequence ATGAAATTATCAAAACTTGGTATATGTGGAATTATCAGTCTGCTTTCATATACTGCGATGGTTATGTTTTCGCCCCTTGCTTATCCGGGGTATGACTGGCTTAGCATGGCGGTAAGTGATCTAAGTGCTGTTGGAGCTCCATCTGCAGAGATTGCAGGGCAGCTGAGTGCCTTGTATGGACCATGTGGACTTGTTTCTATCATGGCCGTCTGCGTGGCATCTCAGAATCTTAAGACTAAGATTTTGAGGCTGGGAATATATTTCTTTGCTGCTATGGAATGGATTTCGGATGTAGGATACAAGCTTTTTCCATGGGTGGCAGATGCTGACAGTAGTCACCCCCAGAACATAATGCACCTTATAGTAACTGCTTTAGTGGTGATCTTTTCTCTGACAGCGCTTATCCTCTCAATAATCGGAGCTAAAAAAGAGGGGATGAAATCTCTTTTTATATGGGCCTGCGTGTGCCTTGCTGCGATGCTCCTTGGGTCTGTCGGAACAGGAATCATGCCAAAGGCAGTATTCGGGTTGTTTGAGAGATTCAGTACCTTTTCGGCAGTAACATTTAACGCAGTGTTGGGAACATTCTTGTTGCTTGGAAAATTCGGTAAGAGTTTTGACTGA
- a CDS encoding DUF3795 domain-containing protein, whose product MTDYIAFCGLDCEQCDARKATVNDDNELRVKVSKEWSELNGVEITPEMINCVGCRLTGVKTPFCQSLCKIRQCALGRKVVTCGDCTEMTSCSRLSEIISNNPDAKRRLEGK is encoded by the coding sequence ATGACGGATTATATCGCATTCTGCGGACTTGATTGTGAACAGTGTGACGCGCGTAAAGCAACGGTTAATGATGACAACGAGCTTAGAGTAAAGGTTTCTAAAGAATGGTCTGAGCTAAATGGAGTAGAGATAACCCCCGAAATGATAAATTGCGTAGGCTGCAGGCTTACAGGAGTGAAGACGCCTTTTTGCCAGTCTTTGTGCAAAATTAGGCAATGTGCATTGGGCAGAAAGGTTGTTACTTGCGGAGACTGCACTGAAATGACATCATGTTCCAGGCTTTCTGAAATAATCAGTAATAATCCTGATGCCAAGCGCAGACTTGAGGGTAAATAA
- a CDS encoding LytR/AlgR family response regulator transcription factor translates to MENKDFIENSELRIAICDDDKSDREKVHILLQDYLKKNSIKAQVRIFDHPDTLIEECEHYRPHIYILDIVMPMVTGIQAARELRWNQPDAQIIFATSESSYALESFDVNPINYILKPIEKEKFFSTLDLAISRVDIESDKSVCIKIKGGMQTLRLSDILYIEYRNHVVSYHMDNGEIISTPTLRIGFAEYLSENHSGKDFVRCHESIAVNIAAIDKLTKIDITLRGGEQIPVTKSRYSEVMDSYMDFRF, encoded by the coding sequence ATGGAAAACAAGGACTTTATTGAGAATTCTGAATTACGTATAGCTATATGTGACGATGACAAGTCTGATCGGGAAAAGGTACATATTCTTCTTCAGGATTATTTGAAGAAAAACTCTATAAAAGCTCAGGTCAGGATATTTGATCATCCGGACACACTCATAGAGGAGTGTGAGCATTATAGACCGCATATTTACATTCTGGATATTGTTATGCCAATGGTTACAGGAATACAGGCTGCAAGGGAACTTAGGTGGAATCAGCCGGATGCCCAGATCATTTTTGCAACTTCTGAGAGCTCATATGCGCTGGAGTCTTTTGATGTAAATCCTATAAATTATATTTTGAAGCCGATTGAAAAAGAAAAGTTCTTTTCAACTCTTGATCTGGCTATTTCTCGCGTGGATATTGAGAGTGATAAAAGCGTTTGCATAAAGATCAAGGGTGGCATGCAGACACTGCGGCTTAGCGACATTCTTTATATAGAATATCGCAATCATGTGGTTTCATACCATATGGATAATGGTGAGATCATATCAACCCCAACCCTGAGAATAGGATTTGCAGAATATCTTTCAGAAAATCATTCTGGAAAAGATTTTGTAAGATGCCATGAATCTATAGCTGTGAACATAGCAGCAATTGATAAATTGACTAAGATAGATATTACGCTTCGAGGTGGGGAACAGATACCTGTTACAAAGAGCAGATATTCTGAAGTCATGGATAGTTATATGGACTTTAGATTTTGA